A DNA window from Coffea arabica cultivar ET-39 chromosome 6c, Coffea Arabica ET-39 HiFi, whole genome shotgun sequence contains the following coding sequences:
- the LOC113692022 gene encoding uncharacterized protein produces MTSEVASRLEPWHELRGKVVMVTGASSGLGKDFCLDLAKAGCKIIAAARRIDRLETLCDEINRMSFNSDESGTSELRAVPIELDVSSNGPAIEAAVQKAWDAFGRIDALVNNAGVRGRLHTPLDLSEEEWNNIIKTNLTGTWLVSKYVCIRMRDAKQGGCVINISSISGLNRGQLPGGLAYASAKVAINTMTKVMAMELGEHKIRVNSISPGLFKSEITEGLMQKDWLKNVALKTVPLRTYGTADPALTSVIRYLIHDSSEYVSGNNFIVDAGTTLPGLPIFSSL; encoded by the exons ATGACGAGCGAAGTCGCGAGCCGGCTGGAGCCATGGCACGAGCTGAGGGGCAAAGTGGTGATGGTAACCGGCGCGTCGTCCGGACTTGGGAAAGATTTCTGTCTGGACTTGGCTAAAGCCGGTTGCAAAATCATTGCGGCCGCTCGCAGAATCGACCGGCTTGAGACGCTCTGTGATGAGATCAACCGAATGAGTTTCAATTCCGACGAGTCGGGAACGAGTGAACTCAGGGCCGTGCCCATTGAGCTCGACGTTAGTTCTAATGGGCCGGCCATTGAAGCCGCCGTTCAGAAAGCTTGGGACGCGTTTGGACGCATCGATGCTCTCGTGAACAATGCCGGTGTCAGAG GCCGTCTGCATACTCCATTGGACTTGTCAGAGGAAGAATGGAATAATATCATTAAAACAAATCTGACTGGAACATGGTTGGTGTCAAAGTATGTCTGCATACGCATGCGTGATGCTAAGCAAGGGGGATGCGTCATCAATATATCCTCCATTTCTGGTCTCAATCGTGGACAGTTGCCTGGAGGTCTAGCATATGCTTCAGCAAAGGTTGCCATTAACACAATGACAAAG GTTATGGCAATGGAGTTGGGGGAGCACAAAATAAGAGTGAACTCAATCTCACCTGGACTTTTCAAATCTGAGATAACTGAGGGGCTCATGCAAAAAGACTGGTTGAAGAACGTTGCTCTTAAAACTGTCCCTTTAAGAACATATGGCACCGCAGATCCAGCATTGACATCAGTTATTCGATATTTAATCCATGACTCTTCTGAGTACGTATCAGGCAATAATTTTATTGTAGATGCTGGAACAACCTTACCTGGTCTTCCAATTTTCTCCTCTCTGTGA
- the LOC113693152 gene encoding protein FAR1-RELATED SEQUENCE 4-like has product MDEERRKDIFNGDAEGALGFSAAKKDADDMFFYKYHVDNEGRLARLFWADSKSRVDFSVFGDVLVFDITYKTNKYRKPLVVLAGVNNHLNSTVFGCALLSDERIETYEWVLSTFVEAMKGRKPVAVITDGDSAMRREIKNFLPDACHRLCSWHLHRNVRSNIRCEEFNNRLYDLMARKFSTLEFEDRWARLVNECGVVENECVKKLYRRVRLWGLFTRLWRLYEFVRSFDLAIA; this is encoded by the coding sequence ATGGACGAGGAACGTAGAAAAGATATTTTTAATGGCGATGCAGAAGGGGCACTTGGGTTCTCGGCAGCGAAGAAGGATGCcgatgacatgttcttttatAAATATCATGTAGATAACGAAGGAAGATTGGCAAGGTTGTTTTGGGCAGATTCTAAATCTCGTGTGGACTTCAGTGTATTTGGAGATGTATTGGTGTTTGATATaacatacaaaacaaataaataccgCAAGCCACTAGTTGTACTTGCAGGGGTAAACAACCATTTGAACAGTACTGTTTTCGGCTGTGCACTGCTATCAGATGAGAGGATTGAAACATATGAATGGGTGCTAAGTACATTTGTAGAGGCTATGAAAGGTAGAAAGCCAGTAGCAGTGATAACAGATGGGGACAGTGCAATGCGAAGAGAGATAAAGAATTTTCTCCCGGATGCTTGTCACAGGCTATGTTCGTGGCACTTGCATAGAAATGTACGGAGTAATATTCGCTGCGAGGAGTTTAATAACAGGTTGTATGACCTGATGGCGAGAAAGTTTAGCACTCTTGAGTTTGAGGATCGGTGGGCTAGGTTAGTTAATGAATGTGGGGTGGTAGAGAATGAGTGTGTGAAGAAGTTGTACCGTAGGGTAAGGTTATGGGGCCTATTTACGCGGTTATGGCGACTATATGAATTCGTTAGAAGTTTTGATTTGGCAATAGCATGA